Proteins co-encoded in one Flavobacterium fluviale genomic window:
- a CDS encoding vWA domain-containing protein: MRRLPVYFLLDTSGSMYGEPIQALNNALSGMINTLRSDAQALDSLWISIITYDREVKEIVPLTELVHFQLPEITCPQSGPTNTGAGLDFVIQKVKTEVIKGSETIKGDWKPLLFVFTDGKPSDIQFYREKIQEIKALNFGAVVGCAAGHMANDSILKELTDNVVHLDSADSSTLKQFFKWVSETIEQGNKSQGTGESVTLPPPPSEITVVV, encoded by the coding sequence ATGAGAAGACTACCAGTATATTTTTTGCTAGATACTTCAGGTTCAATGTATGGAGAACCGATTCAAGCGTTGAATAATGCTTTAAGCGGTATGATTAACACATTGCGTTCAGATGCTCAGGCTCTCGATTCGCTTTGGATTAGTATTATAACTTACGATCGAGAAGTAAAAGAAATTGTTCCTTTGACAGAATTGGTTCATTTTCAGCTTCCCGAAATAACTTGTCCACAAAGTGGTCCAACCAATACAGGTGCAGGATTAGATTTTGTAATTCAGAAAGTGAAAACTGAGGTTATAAAAGGATCTGAAACAATAAAAGGCGACTGGAAACCATTATTATTTGTTTTTACTGATGGAAAACCATCAGATATTCAATTCTACAGAGAAAAAATTCAAGAAATAAAAGCCTTAAATTTTGGTGCAGTTGTAGGTTGCGCGGCCGGACATATGGCAAACGACAGCATTCTTAAAGAACTTACAGACAATGTAGTGCATTTAGATTCTGCTGATAGTTCTACTTTGAAGCAATTTTTTAAATGGGTTTCTGAAACCATCGAACAAGGAAATAAAAGTCAGGGAACGGGAGAAAGTGTAACCCTGCCGCCACCGCCAAGCGAAATAACAGTTGTGGTTTAA
- a CDS encoding PP2C family serine/threonine-protein phosphatase yields the protein MEETKRYLQSLLFQNKIDIPESKQTLFEDFINNENNITAVKIIKEKQRMIMQNWNLKNRIDDITHQSVFLPNGTVNKIYEAKIDFAQLGWIDFTSFEIQNLEETGLTFDHDSKLLFGIPIISGDLKIKLLFKIEGESEETPFHEKIMTVIVNPDPKSLWKNIESDRNAPFAKDDHVAISSTFLDKKIVVASKRGRSHANVGSFREDDFAFKNLDSNGWSVLGVSDGAGSAALSRKGSKLACDTVVDYFEQNLDKENLKDFDEILLEHYKKTDLETSKKISHFVYNTLLKAAHFVNQKIEEFAGNIDEELKKFHATLIFALVKKYDFGYAILTFGVGDCPIGLLNKDLTEVTLMNFIDVGEFGGGTRFITMPEIFQSEKLSSRFGFKLVDDFSYLMLMTDGIYDPKFVVEANLEKIEKWNEFLSDLKGNNQDNSKVDFDDENGDVAAQLSNWMDFWSPGNHDDRTLAIIY from the coding sequence ATGGAAGAGACCAAAAGATACCTACAGTCTTTATTATTCCAAAATAAAATAGATATTCCCGAAAGTAAACAAACTCTTTTTGAAGATTTCATTAATAATGAAAACAATATTACAGCAGTAAAAATAATTAAAGAAAAACAGCGGATGATTATGCAAAATTGGAATTTAAAAAATCGAATTGATGATATTACACATCAATCTGTTTTTCTGCCAAACGGTACTGTAAATAAAATATACGAAGCCAAAATTGATTTTGCGCAGCTGGGCTGGATTGATTTTACTTCTTTCGAAATTCAAAATTTAGAAGAAACGGGACTTACTTTTGACCATGATAGTAAATTGCTTTTTGGAATCCCAATAATAAGTGGTGATTTAAAAATTAAACTCCTTTTTAAAATTGAAGGCGAATCTGAGGAAACGCCATTTCATGAAAAGATAATGACCGTTATTGTAAATCCAGATCCAAAATCACTTTGGAAAAATATAGAAAGCGATAGAAATGCTCCTTTTGCCAAAGATGATCATGTTGCAATTTCGAGCACTTTTTTAGATAAAAAAATTGTTGTGGCCTCAAAAAGAGGAAGAAGTCATGCAAATGTCGGCTCTTTTAGAGAAGACGATTTTGCATTCAAAAATTTAGATTCAAATGGCTGGAGTGTCTTAGGAGTTTCTGATGGAGCAGGTTCTGCGGCATTATCCCGAAAAGGTTCAAAATTGGCCTGCGACACTGTTGTTGACTATTTTGAACAAAATCTTGATAAAGAAAATCTAAAGGATTTTGACGAAATTTTGCTAGAGCACTATAAAAAAACAGATTTAGAAACATCAAAAAAAATAAGTCATTTTGTTTATAACACTTTATTAAAAGCAGCTCATTTCGTCAATCAGAAGATCGAAGAATTTGCTGGTAATATTGATGAAGAACTGAAAAAATTTCATGCGACTTTAATTTTCGCTTTAGTTAAAAAATATGATTTCGGATATGCCATCTTAACTTTTGGAGTTGGAGATTGTCCGATAGGTTTATTAAATAAAGATTTGACTGAAGTGACATTAATGAATTTTATAGACGTTGGCGAATTTGGGGGCGGTACAAGATTTATTACAATGCCGGAAATTTTTCAAAGTGAGAAACTTTCTTCCCGATTCGGCTTTAAATTAGTTGATGATTTCTCTTATTTAATGCTGATGACTGACGGAATTTACGATCCAAAATTTGTAGTTGAGGCCAATTTGGAAAAAATTGAAAAATGGAACGAATTTTTGTCTGACTTAAAAGGGAATAATCAAGACAATTCTAAAGTTGATTTTGATGATGAAAACGGAGATGTTGCAGCCCAGCTTTCTAATTGGATGGACTTTTGGAGTCCTGGAAATCATGATGATAGAACTCTTGCTATAATTTATTAA
- a CDS encoding TerY-C metal binding domain-containing protein produces the protein MRRLPIYFLIDISESMVGEPIQQVEEGLATIIQALKTDPHALETVYVSIIVFAGQPKTLVPLQEIVSFYPPKFPIGSGTSLSKGLGHLMYELRSNIVKTTYEVKGDWKPIVFLFTDGVPTDDTQAAISEWKNNWQRTANLIAVSFGNETDTKLLGQLTENVLHFKNTNVQSYKEFFKWVTDSIKTSSISVENNSSGFELAKLDGETISKIDLTKEEPNKQYVDDNYVVLSGKCQNTKRPYLMKYRKNIAPSIYAGIELASKNYKLVGAYQVDNNYFELADNSNFNNKVNTEELFGAPTCPCCGNQIAFAVCVCQKIHCIGDEQISTCPWCNNQGSYGYGEGGFDVNRTQG, from the coding sequence ATGAGAAGATTACCAATATATTTTTTAATCGATATTTCTGAATCAATGGTTGGAGAACCAATTCAACAGGTTGAAGAAGGATTGGCCACTATAATTCAGGCATTAAAAACAGATCCACATGCTTTAGAAACGGTTTATGTTTCTATCATCGTTTTTGCCGGCCAGCCTAAAACATTGGTGCCTTTACAGGAAATAGTGAGTTTTTATCCTCCTAAATTCCCGATAGGAAGCGGTACATCACTAAGTAAGGGGCTTGGACATTTAATGTATGAACTAAGAAGTAATATCGTTAAAACGACTTATGAAGTAAAAGGAGATTGGAAACCAATAGTATTCTTATTTACAGATGGTGTTCCGACAGATGATACGCAGGCAGCTATAAGTGAATGGAAAAATAATTGGCAGCGAACAGCAAATCTAATTGCAGTTTCTTTTGGAAACGAAACAGATACAAAACTATTGGGACAGCTTACAGAAAATGTACTTCATTTTAAAAATACAAATGTTCAATCGTATAAAGAGTTTTTTAAATGGGTTACAGATTCTATTAAAACAAGCAGTATTAGTGTTGAAAATAACTCATCTGGATTTGAATTGGCAAAATTAGATGGAGAAACAATTTCTAAAATTGATTTAACGAAAGAAGAACCAAACAAACAGTATGTTGATGATAATTACGTCGTTCTTAGTGGGAAATGCCAAAATACAAAGAGACCTTATTTGATGAAATACCGCAAAAACATTGCGCCTTCAATATATGCAGGAATTGAGCTGGCTTCAAAAAATTACAAACTAGTAGGGGCTTATCAGGTTGATAATAATTATTTTGAATTGGCAGATAACTCTAATTTCAACAATAAGGTAAATACCGAAGAACTATTTGGCGCACCAACCTGTCCCTGTTGCGGCAATCAAATTGCTTTTGCAGTATGTGTATGTCAAAAAATTCATTGTATTGGCGACGAGCAAATCAGTACATGTCCATGGTGTAATAATCAAGGATCTTATGGATATGGAGAAGGCGGTTTTGATGTTAACAGAACACAAGGATAA